In Castanea sativa cultivar Marrone di Chiusa Pesio chromosome 6, ASM4071231v1, a single window of DNA contains:
- the LOC142641505 gene encoding tubby-like F-box protein 7: MSLRKGKGKGKGKGKWLLSLKEEEVEEEVKEEAEGMWAGMVAELLGEIIKRVERSEEQWPNRQNVVACGCVCKRWREITRQVVRSPSPSHISAVPKITFPSCLKQPGPRHIPHQCLIKRNKKTSTFYLYLALTPSFTDKGKFLLAARRYRHGAHTGFIVSLDADDLSQGSNAYVGKLSSDFLGTNFTIYDSQPPHSGAKPSSSRSSRRFASKQISPQVPAGNFEVGQVSYKFNLLKSRGPRRMVCSFKCPLPGEASNGKSLDNINMKKPEYSMSGYTVLRNKAPRWHEHLQCWCLNFHGRVTVASVKNFQLVAIADQSQPGGKGDEETVLLQFGKVGDDTFTMDYRQPLSAFQAFAICLTSFGTKLACE; encoded by the exons ATGTCTCTTCGAAAGGGAAAGGGTAAGGGAAAGGGAAAGGGAAAGTGGCTTTTGAGTTTGAAGGAGGAGGAAGTGGAGGAGGAAGTGAAGGAGGAAGCAGAAGGAATGTGGGCGGGCATGGTAGCAGAGCTTCTTGGAGAGATAATAAAGCGGGTGGAGAGGAGCGAGGAACAGTGGCCGAACCGCCAAAACGTGGTGGCTTGCGGTTGCGTCTGTAAGCGTTGGAGAGAAATCACCAGACAAGTGGTTCGCTCCCCTTCCCCTTCCCACATCTCTGCTGTTCCCAAAATCACTTTCCCTTCTTGCCTCAAACAG CCGGGACCCCGCCACATTCCTCATCAATGTCTTATTAAACGTAACAAGAAGACCTCAACCTTTTACCTTTATCTTGCCCTCACTCCCT CATTTACAGATAAGGGAAAGTTTCTCTTGGCAGCACGGAGGTATAGGCACGGTGCTCACACTGGGTTTATTGTATCACTTGATGCCGATGACCTATCTCAAGGAAGTAATGCTTATGTTGGAAAATTAAg CTCGGACTTTCTTGGGACAAATTTTACAATCTATGACAGCCAGCCACCACACAGTGGTGCAAAACCCTCAAGTAGCAGAAGCAGCCGCCGTTTTGCAAGTAAGCAAATTAGCCCTCAAGTTCCTGCTGGCAACTTTGAGGTTGGGCAGGTCTCTTACAAGTTCAACCTTCTGAAATCTAGAGGTCCAAGGAGAATGGTTTGCTCGTTCAAGTGCCCGTTGCCTGGAGAAGCTTCCAATGGCAAGTCTCTGGACAACATCAATATGAAGAAACCAGAGTATTCTATGTCTGGATATACAGTTTTGAGGAATAAAGCTCCTAGGTGGCATGAGCATTTGCAGTGCTGGTGCTTGAATTTCCATGGTCGGGTGACAGTAGCATCAGTGAAGAATTTTCAACTGGTGGCAATAGCGGATCAAAGTCAGCCAGGAGGAAAAGGAGATGAGGAAACAGTTCTCCTTCAGTTTGGGAAGGTAGGGGATGATACCTTCACCATGGATTATAGGCAGCCCTTGTCAGCTTTCCAGGCATTTGCAATTTGCCTCACCAGCTTTGGAACAAAACTGGCGTGTGAGTAA